The DNA sequence ACTGAATTTAATATGAAAAAAGCACTGTGTTTAATGTGCCGTTACTTTTACACAGATGCTGCTTTTTTGCTAAATTAGAAAAATAAAGAGTATTTATTTATGCTGTTGTACAGAAGTGTCTCTGTAAAGGATGtgaacttatttacacttacaaatttgaccaggggtgctgaAACTTTAGCACAAGCTGCGCTGACTGATGAGCTGACTGTAAAGGGATCACTGGCATGGCGTTAACACCTTTAAAAACACTACACCAAGTTGCCGTTTAGTTTGGTCCACTCAAAAATGTCCTGCTCGCACACAATGTCCGAGTTGATGAGCAGGTAGCGGTCTCCAACGCAGAAGTGCTTCTGGCACGCCGCACACTTGAAGCACTCGAGGTGGTACACTTTGTCGCGCACTCGCATCGTCATTTCAAAGGCCCGGATCCTCTTCTCACACGAAGCGCAGAGGCCGTCCTGGCCAAACAGTCTGCAAAAGAAGGTTTTAGAGATTTTAGGTGAAGTGAGACGTTGGTGAGGTTCCACTGCCCTCACACGGTCACTCCGGCTGAATCTACAGTGAACTGACGCT is a window from the Salminus brasiliensis chromosome 13, fSalBra1.hap2, whole genome shotgun sequence genome containing:
- the lmo2 gene encoding rhombotin-2 isoform X1 yields the protein MEPVDEVLQVPPSLLTCGGCHQSIGDRFFLKAIEQYWHEDCLSCDLCGCRLGEVGRRLYYKLGRKLCRRDYLRLFGQDGLCASCEKRIRAFEMTMRVRDKVYHLECFKCAACQKHFCVGDRYLLINSDIVCEQDIFEWTKLNGNLV